A part of Phoenix dactylifera cultivar Barhee BC4 chromosome 2, palm_55x_up_171113_PBpolish2nd_filt_p, whole genome shotgun sequence genomic DNA contains:
- the LOC120104586 gene encoding protein SENSITIVITY TO RED LIGHT REDUCED 1-like, whose product MDSDDVYLELRRQLDFSKKVVERSEIYSKLTDQLTNNTAVKCSIARVLGSHNQLPMVIYELGSIQYSWPSRICLSLALLLKENSGGLIEGIEVFEPTATPVESRVIEDLGCSISLINEMCQRVDKPTLFFLQYPDRVLFEHLFEINWCPDRLSQMIVLGYSFKRMMERINTYISDQEEEGVTEQRNKLQRLIAIQKYVYEFNVCDKIKSMHRGELLIEEEWEQQCDDPPMCASEASGNNNAEMDFDREDNDGEEGRSNSEFDEYDEGIFYVMLSLHFFKLDPDTNMEALLPSTSSKGIIKLDQMKISHENPLRQNLIASCRSDDNLEPRTWVYQIPWEKTNSITNSV is encoded by the exons ATGGACAGTGATGACGTATATTTGGAGCTTAGAAGACAGCTAGACTTCTCCAAGAAGGTGGTCGAACGCTCTGAGATTTATTCGAAGCTAACCGACCAATTAACAAATAATACTGCAGTCAAATGCAGCATTGCTCGTGTGTTGGGCTCTCACAATCAACTTCCAATGGTGATTTATGAGCTTGGAAGTATCCAATACAGTTGGCCATCTCGGATTTGCCTCTCCCTTGCACTtctactaaaagaaaattcaggagGTCTGATCGAAGGTATCGAGGTTTTTGAACCTACTGCTACTCCTGTGGAGAGCAGAGTTATAGAAGACCTGGGCTGCAGTATCAGTTTAATAAATGAGATGTGCCAAAGAGTTGATAAGCCCACACTGTTTTTCCTCCAGTATCCAGACAGAGTGCTTTTTGAGCATTTGTTTGAGATTAACTGGTGCCCGGATCGATTGAGCCAGATGATAGTCTTGGGTTACAGCTTTAAACGCATGATGGAGagaattaatacatatatttcaGATCAAGAAGAGGAGGGCGTCACCGAGCAAAGGAATAAATTACAGAGGTTGATTGCAATCCAGAAGTATGTATATGAGTTCAATGTATGTGATAAAATAAAGAGCATGCATCGAGGTGAGCTATTGATAGAAGAAGAATGGGAACAACAATGTGACGATCCACCGATGTGCGCAAGTGAGGCTAGTGGGAACAACAATGCAGAGATGGACTTTGATAGAGAAGACAATGATGGAGAAGAAGGAAGGTCGAATTCTGAGTTTGATGAGTATGATGAAGGGATTTTCTATGTAATGCTTTCATTGCACTTTTTCAAGCTGGACCCTGACACCAACATGGAAGCATTGCTGCCAA GTACTTCGTCGAAGGGAATTATAAAGCTCGATCAAATGAAAATCAGCCATGAAAATCCCTTGAG ACAGAACCTCATTGCTTCCTGCAGGTCTGATGATAATTTAGAACCAAGAACTTGGGTTTATCAAATACCTTGGGAAAAGACCAATAGCATAACAAATTCAGTTTAG
- the LOC103703562 gene encoding putative ABC transporter C family member 15, translating to MAIKSSFLRLVEETLESASRKPKRMLYGDVFNISNFHLLQHWKGWSQISSSCFWKSLVMFLHLFFISSFSLQLLLNKICKSYQRKYRTNEEGLQNHAAAKHTLDDINLGISYQASKVCCSLILISHCVEFVSLLLQGNERYCKYVFSVSAEITQLISWMVLLVTIFNFRRTRSVKLPWIIRAWWTCSFFLSAICIAFDIHSIVLHNAFLGLEECIDLLNLLFCAYLFAISVRGATGITFDNSNIREPLLHTPTEKHGETKRQSPYGNASLPQLVTFSWLNPLFAIGVKKPLDQHEVPDVDIKDSAKFLSHSFDSCLTSVKEKHGLQTSFVYRAIFLFIRKKAAINASFAVVTACASYVGPSLIDDLVMFLGGKRENGLKSGYILALAFLSAKIVETVAQRQWIFGARQLGMRLRAALISHIYKKGLRLSSQSRQNHTSGEIINYMSVDIQRITDLIWYANIIWMLPVQVSLAIYVLHNSLGPGAFAGLAATVMLMACNIPITRTQKRFQSKIMEAKDERMKATSEILRNMKILKLQAWDLQYLRKLEALRNIEYNWLWKSLRLLAMTAFLFWGAPTFISVITFGSCILMGIPLTAGRVLSALATFRMLQEPIFNLPDLLSVIAQGKVSADRVASYLQEDEIKSDAVEVIPRNEAEFDIEIDHGIFSWDPESKFPTLEDIELKVSGGMKVAICGTVGSGKSSLLSCILGEIPKLGGTVRISGTKAYVPQSPWILSGNIRENILFGNPFDSEKYEKTIQACALKKDFELFASGDLTEIGERGINMSGGQKQRIQIARAAYQDADIYLLDDPFSAVDAHTGTQLFKDCLMGVLRDKTILYVTHQVEFLPAADLILVMQQGRIAQAGRFHELLQQNIGFQVLVGAHSQALESILSAENSSRMLLTDERKIPKTSSSNESDEENTANTQFQNIDRQESEQDLCQDIADRGKLMQDEERERGSIGKELYWSYLTAVRGGALVPIIVTAQSLFQILQVASNYWMAWASPPTTATDPVVGISLLFSVYILLSVGSALCVLVRAMLVAITGLLTSQKFFENMLNCILRAPMSFFDSTPTGRILNRASTDQSVLDMEIAGKLGWCAFSIIQILGTIAVMSQVAWPVFAIFIPVTAICIWYQQYYIPTARELARLSGIQRAPILHHFAESLSGAAAIRAFGHEIRFSNANLRLIDNHSRPWFHNVSAMEWLSFRLNLLSNFVFAFSLILLVSLPEGFINPSIAGLAVTYGLNLNSQLATIIWNICNAENKMISVERILQYSRIHSEAPLLIEECRPPISWPEIGTIYFRNLEVRYVEHLPSVLKNITCTIPGRKKVGVVGRTGSGKSTLIQALFRIVEPREGTIEIDDVDICKIGLHDLRSRLSIIPQDPTMFEGTVRGNLDPLNEYPDNRIWEVLDKCRLGDLIHRNEKKLDSTVVENGENWSVGQRQLFCLGRALLKRSSILVLDEATASVDSATDGIIQVTIRQEFNDCTVLTIAHRIHTVIDSDLILVLSEGRVLEYDTPAKLLEREDSSFSKLIKEYSLRSQSVNHIANSESNIF from the exons ATGGCAATAAAGAGCTCATTTCTCAGGCTTGTCGAAGAGACCCTAGAGAGTGCTTCGAGGAAACCGAAGAGGATGCTTTATGGAGATGTGTTCAATATATCAA ATTTTCATTTACTTCAGCATTGGAAAGGATGGTCACAGATAAGCTCATCTTGTTTCTGGAAGAGTCTAGtcatgtttcttcatctcttcTTTATCAGCAGCTTCTCCCTCCAGCTTCTACTTAATAAAATCTGCAAATCATACCAAAGGAAATACAGGACCAACGAGGAAGGGTTACAAAATCACGCTGCTGCGAAACATACGCTTGATGACATAAACTTGGGTATCTCATACCAAGCCAGCAAAGTGTGTTGCTCTCTAATATTAATCAGCCATTGTGTGGAATTTGTTTCATTGCTGCTACAAGGAAATGAGAGGTATTGCAAGTACGTATTCTCAGTTTCAGCTGAAATAACACAGTTGATATCATGGATGGTTTTGTTGGTTACCATTTTTAATTTTCGGCGAACAAGATCAGTAAAACTCCCATGGATTATAAGGGCATGGTGGACATGCAGCTTCTTCCTGTCAGCAATCTGCATAGCTTTTGATATACACTCCATTGTTTTACACAATGCATTTCTAGGGTTGGAAGAATGCATAGATCTATTAAATCTTCTTTTCTGCGCATATCTGTTCGCCATTTCAGTCAGAGGAGCAACAGGGATCACTTTTGACAATAGTAACATCAGAGAACCACTACTGCACACGCCAACAGAAAAGCATGGGGAGACCAAGAGGCAATCGCCATATGGAAATGCAAGCCTTCCACAACTTGTCACTTTCTCATGGCTTAACCCCCTTTTTGCTATAGGAGTCAAGAAGCCTCTAGATCAGCATGAAGTACCTGATGTCGATATCAAAGACTCTGCCAAGTTCCTTTCACACTCATTCGACAGCTGCTTGACTAGTGTAAAAGAAAAGCATGGCTTGCAGACTTCATTTGTTTACAGAGCAATCTTCCTATTTATCAGGAAAAAAGCAGCAATCAATGCTAGCTTTGCAGTTGTTACTGCATGCGCGTCTTATGTAGGACCTTCATTGATTGATGACCTTGTTATGTTCCTAGGTGGAAAGAGGGAGAATGGATTGAAAAGTGGATACATACTTGCACTTGCATTCCTAAGTGCCAAAATTGTGGAGACTGTGGCTCAGAGGCAGTGGATTTTTGGAGCTCGACAGCTTGGAATGCGCCTAAGAGCAGCATTAATATCTCACATATACAAAAAGGGCCTTCGCTTATCAAGCCAGTCTCGGCAGAACCACACCAGTGGAGAAATTATCAACTATATGAGTGTGGATATTCAAAGAATTACAGATCTCATATGGTACGCAAACATAATATGGATGTTACCCGTACAGGTTTCTCTTGCAATCTATGTTCTTCACAACAGTCTGGGTCCTGGAGCTTTTGCTGGATTAGCAGCAACAGTCATGCTAATGGCATGCAACATTCCTATCACTAGAACACAGAAACGTTTCCAGTCCAAGATTATGGAAGCAAAAGATGAGCGAATGAAAGCGACCTCAGAAATTCTCCGAAACATGAAGATTTTGAAACTTCAAGCTTGGGATCTCCAGTACCTTCGCAAATTAGAAGCTTTGCGAAACATTGAGTATAACTGGTTGTGGAAGTCTCTAAGACTGCTAGCAATGACAGCATTTTTATTCTGGGGAGCGCCCACATTTATATCAGTGATAACATTTGGATCATGTATACTCATGGGAATACCTCTAACAGCAGGGAGAGTTTTATCTGCATTGGCAACTTTTAGGATGCTCCAAGAACCCATATTCAATCTTCCAGATTTGCTTTCAGTAATTGCACAGGGAAAAGTTTCAGCTGACAGGGTAGCCTCATACCTCCAAGAAGATGAAATAAAATCTGATGCAGTTGAGGTGATACCTAGAAATGAAGCAGAATTTGACATTGAAATTGATCATGGGATATTCAGTTGGGACCCAGAATCCAAATTTCCAACACTTGAAGACATAGAATTGAAGGTGAGTGGGGGCATGAAAGTGGCCATTTGTGGGACTGTTGGCTCAGGAAAGTCCAGCTTACTCTCATGCATATTAGGAGAAATACCAAAACTGGGAGGGACAGTAAGAATAAGTGGCACCAAAGCATATGTTCCTCAGTCCCCATGGATACTTTCTGGGAACATTAGAGAAAACATTCTCTTTGGCAATCCATTTGACAGTGAGAAATATGAAAAGACAATTCAGGCTTGTGCACTGAAGAAGGATTTTGAGCTCTTTGCCAGTGGGGATCTGACGGAGATTGGAGAGAGAGGAATTAATATGAGCGGAGGACAAAAGCAACGGATCCAGATCGCAAGAGCAGCCTACCAGGATGCTGATATATACCTTCTTGATGACCCTTTCAGTGCTGTGGATGCTCATACAGGCACACAACTTTTTAAG gaTTGCCTAATGGGGGTTCTTAGAGACAAGACCATACTTTATGTTACACACCAAGTCGAGTTTCTTCCAGCTGCAGACCTTATCCTG GTGATGCAGCAGGGAAGGATTGCACAAGCTGGAAGGTTTCATGAGCTTCTGCAACAAAATATAGGATTTCAGGTGTTAGTCGGAGCTCACAGCCAAGCTCTTGAATCAATACTTAGTGCTGAAAATTCAAGCAGAATGTTGCTAacagatgaaagaaaa ATACCAAAAACATCAAGCAGCAATGAGTCTGATGAAGAAAATACAGCAAATACCCAGTTCCAAAATATTGACAGGCAAGAGTCTGAACAGGATCTCTGTCAAGATATTGCTGACAGAGGGAAGCTAATGCAAGATGAGGAAAGGGAAAGAGGAAGCATTGGCAAAGAGCTTTATTGGTCGTACCTGACTGCGGTGCGAGGAGGTGCATTAGTCCCAATAATTGTCACAGCACAATCACTATTCCAAATATTGCAGGTAGCGAGCAACTACTGGATGGCGTGGGCTTCGCCTCCAACAACAGCTACAGATCCAGTGGTGGGAATTAGTCTTCTGTTCTCGGTATATATACTTCTTTCAGTCGGAAGTGCACTGTGTGTGTTGGTCCGAGCAATGCTTGTAGCAATCACCGGCCTTTTGACATCACAAAAGTTCTTCGAAAACATGCTAAATTGCATCCTTCGTGCCCCAATGTCTTTCTTTGATTCCACTCCAACAGGGAGGATCTTAAACAGG GCCTCTACCGACCAAAGTGTGCTAGACATGGAAATAGCAGGAAAATTAGGCTGGTGTGCATTCTCGATTATACAAATTCTTGGGACCATTGCAGTTATGTCGCAGGTTGCATGGCCAGTTTTTGCCATATTCATTCCTGTGACAGCAATTTGTATCTGGTATCAA CAATACTATATACCAACTGCAAGAGAGTTGGCTCGTTTATCGGGAATTCAAAGAGCTCCAATCCTCCATCATTTTGCAGAATCACTTTCTGGAGCTGCTGCTATTAGAGCATTTGGACATGAAATTCGGTTCAGCAATGCAAACCTTAGACTTATTGACAACCACTCGAGGCCATGGTTCCATAatgtttctgcaatggaatggCTTTCCTTCAGACTGAACTTACTGTCAAATTTTGTGTTTGCATTCTCGTTGATTTTGCTCGTGAGCCTTCCTGAAGGATTTATTAATCCAA GTATAGCAGGATTGGCAGTGACCTATGGATTAAATCTCAATTCACAACTAGCAACTATCATCTGGAATATATGCAATGCGGAAAATAAAATGATCTCAGTTGAAAGAATACTGCAGTACTCAAGGATCCATAGTGAAGCTCCTTTACTGATTGAAGAGTGTCGACCGCCGATCAGTTGGCCGGAAATTGGAACTATATACTTTAGGAACTTGGAG GTTAGGTATGTTGAACACCTGCCATCAGTTTTGAAGAACATAACATGTACAATTCCAGGAAGGAAAAAAGTTGGCGTCGTAGGACGAACTGGTAGCGGAAAATCAACTCTAATACAGGCTCTTTTCCGCATTGTTGAACCAAGAGAAGGAACCATTGAAATTGATGATGTGGACATCTGCAAGATAGGCCTTCATGATTTGCGATCCAGACTTAGCATTATTCCACAAGATCCAACAATGTTCGAGGGAACAGTGAGAGGAAATCTTGATCCACTGAATGAATACCCAGATAACAGGATATGGGAG GTACTAGATAAGTGTCGACTTGGTGATCTGATCCACCGGAATGAAAAGAAGCTGGATTCAACAG TTGTTGAAAATGGAGAAAATTGGAGTGTCGGTCAGAGACAGCTATTTTGTCTTGGAAGAGCTCTGTTGAAGAGGAGCAGCATCCTTGTTCTTGATGAGGCGACAGCCTCTGTTGACTCTGCTACTGATGGAATCATACAAGTAACAATTCGTCAAGAATTCAACGACTGCACAGTTCTCACCATAGCTCACAGAATTCATACAGTCATAGACAGTGATCTCATTCTGGTCCTCAGTGAAG GAAGAGTTCTTGAATATGACACCCCTGCCAAATTACTGGAAAGAGAGGATTCATCATTCTCTAAGCTTATAAAGGAGTACTCTTTGAGATCACAGAGTGTGAACCATATAGCAAACAGTGAAAGTAACATTTTTTAA
- the LOC103703561 gene encoding tobamovirus multiplication protein 2A-like: protein MACRGFWECLLKLLNFLLMLTGLAMVGYGAYLLVEWIKISSGQDDGPISPVSDNYELLKLGRPMLAVVTLSESILDKLPKAWFIYLFIGIGVILFIISCFGCIGVIARNGCCLSCYSVLVILLILVELGAAAFIFFDHSWKDVIPADKTRDFDMIYEFLKENWKIAKWVALGAVILEALLFLLALIVRAANTPADYDSDDEYINPGSGFRQPLIHRQAVPATGVPVPGTLDQRPSRNDAWSQRMREKYGLDTSEFTYNPLDPSRHQQASAPPAAERGRCTIL, encoded by the exons ATGGCGTGCCGAGGGTTTTGGGAATGCCTACTGAAGCTTCTCAATTTCTTGCTGATGCTCACCGGATTGGCGATGGTAGGGTACGGTGCGTACTTGCTGGTGGAGTGGATCAAGATTTCTTCTGGTCAAGATGATGGTCCGATATCGCCTGTTAGTGATAATTATGAATTATTGAAGCTTGGCCGACCCATGCTTGCAGTTGTTACTCTGTCCGAAAGTATTCTTGATAAACTCCCCAAAGCTTG gttcatttacTTATTTATCGGTATTGGAGTTATTCTCTTCATCATATCTTGCTTTGGTTGTATCGGAGTAATAGCGAGGAATGGATGCTGCCTATCTTGC TATTCTGTATTGGTGATCTTGTTGATCCTAGTTGAGCTGGGTGCTGCAGCTTTCATATTCTTTGATCATAGCTGGAAAGAT GTAATTCCAGCTGATAAAACAAGAGACTTTGACATGATATATGAATTTTTAAAGGAGAACTGGAAGATAGCAAAATGGGTTGCTCTCGGAGCTGTTATTTTGGAG GCGTTGTTGTTCTTGTTAGCGCTTATAGTGAGAGCAGCGAACACACCTGCTGACTATGACAGTGATGATGAGTATATCAACCCAGGATCTGGCTTCCGTCAACCATTGATCCATCGACAAGCAGTTCCGGCAACTGGGGTTCCTGTACCTGGTACTCTGGATCAACGTCCAAGCAGGAATGATGCATGGAGCCAGAGGATGAGGGAAAAG TATGGTCTTGATACCTCCGAGTTCACCTACAACCCATTAGACCCGAGCAGGCATCAACAAGCCTCAGCACCTCCTGCAGCAGAAAGGGGCCGTTGTACCATACTGTGA
- the LOC120104394 gene encoding uncharacterized protein LOC120104394 produces MEEEDVEEALKLKEEIETTMEEIKESELYINLRNQLVNDPEVRDNVIRVLGSHESIQMVIYGIGSAECSFDSQYQLALALLLREDSCLPIGDIEIYDPVLSQADIKAYSDLRCKVLLINEQCRRRVEKPTLFFIPGLMVWLVGNLLEVTFDPKQLNQMILIDTIGRGRLETLDQLVTEGPSGLAVKVLEHEERERFRWVIRNYVNKEISFDYYDKCYFLSELKLSFFNVGPNVDMKSFLPSVSMKQRFKSDYFVAKEHRNTLIFDRLAYYHMYAEVRYMEPFTEDFYDPYLDRSCLPSSPDEKWSYIYGHIRGPARYRRIGFEPQKGWVKLNFSGFSHGKEVPAGFGGVVHDEHDNLVVSYAGPLRDVDFTMASVEALRRGLRCLIDLNFSPLPKLIIEGDALSIIRWVNRRFPPPERATKAFEEIYVLISDVECVISYVHEEANHKAVELAKKGAKLHKFQIWEHQRKVI; encoded by the exons atggaagaagaggatgtagaggaagcaTTGAAGTTAAAGGAAGAGATTGAAACAACTATGGAAGAAATCAAAGAATCTGAGTTGTACATCAACCTCCGAAATCAATTAGTTAATGATCCAGAAGTGAGAGATAATGTCATACGAGTACTAGGCTCTCATGAGTCCATCCAAATGGTTATTTATGGAATTGGAAGCGCTGAGTGTAGTTTTGATTCACAATACCAGCTTGCCTTAGCACTACTTCTAAGAGAGGACTCATGTCTTCCGATCGGAGACATCGAAATCTATGACCCTGTCTTGTCTCAAGCTGACATCAAGGCTTACTCAGACTTGAGATGTAAAGTTCTCTTGATCAATGAGCAATGCAGAAGAAGAGTGGAGAAGCCTACTCTATTTTTCATACCAGGATTGATGGTGTGGCTCGTCGGGAACTTGCTCGAGGTGACTTTTGACCCAAAACAATTGAATCAGATGATTCTGATTGACACCATTGGTAGAGGTAGATTGGAAACTTTGGATCAATTGGTTACAGAAGGACCTAGTGGTCTAGCTGTTAAAGTACTcgaacatgaagagagagagagatttcgaTGGGTAATTCGGAACTACGTGAATAAGGAGATTAGCTTTGATTACTACGATAAGTGCTATTTTCTCTCCGAGTTAAAACTCAGTTTCTTCAATGTCGGTCCTAATGTTGACATGAAGTCCTTCTTGCCTA GTGTTTCTATGAAGCAACGGTTTAAATCTGACTATTTCGTCGCTAAAGAACACCGCAACACCCTAATCTTTGA CCGTCTTGCTTATTATCACATGTATGCTGAGGTGAGATACATGGAACCCTTTACGGAGGACTTCTATGATCCTTATCTTGATCGAAGTTGCTTGCCTTCGAGTCCTGATGAAAAATGGTCATATATCTATGGTCATATTCGTGGTCCAGCTAGATATCGACGCATCGGTTTCGAGCCACAAAAGGGCTGGGTCAAGCTCAACTTCAGTGGTTTTAGCCATGGAAAAGAAGTACCAGCTGGTTTTGGTGGTGTAGTTCATGACGAGCATGATAATCTGGTAGTGTCCTACGCCGGGCCTCTCAGAGATGTTGATTTCACAATGGCCAGTGTAGAGGCATTGAGGCGTGGCTTGAGATGTCTTATAGACTTGaacttctctcctcttcctaaaTTGATAATTGAAGGAGATGCCCTTAGCATCATAAGATGGGTTAATCGCAGGTTCCCACCTCCAGAGAGAGCAACCAAAGCATTTGAAGAGATCTATGTTCTGATATCTGATGTAGAATGTGTGATCAGTTATGTGCATGAAGAAGCCAATCACAAGGCGGTCGAATTAGCTAAGAAGGGAGCAAAGCTTCACAAGTTTCAAATCTGGGAGCATCAGAGAAAAGTAATCTAG